The nucleotide window CCCCGTCCCCAGGCACGAGGGCGAGGGACAGGGCCCCGAGCAGGAGCCCGTGGGCGACGACGGACCGCCGGCCCACATCGAGTCCCGCCTGCGCCGCCGCCCCGCAGCACAGGTGGAGCGCATTGCGGTCACCGCTCCTGAGGGCCCAGGCCTCGACGTCGTCCCGACGCAGCCGCAGCTCGAATGCGCCGCGCCGGGGCTCCTGGCGCCCGGGCCCCTCAGGAGCGGCGGCGGTGTCGGTGTCGGCGGCACGCCCGGCCGCATCGAGCCTGCGGGCGAGCTCGTGGCGGACCACCCAGGCGGCGCCCAGGACGTGCACCGTGGAACAGGTGCGGATGAGCTCCCACCCGGAGCGCTTCACGGTGCGGACCGTGGGGCGCGTGGAGGGGTGCCGGTCTCCTGGCGCGGGGACCTCCGAGAGCGCCGAGGTCTTCGGCAGGACGCCGATCGTCCCCGTGCCGTCGGGCGCCATCAGGCGGGCGCCTTCCCAGGAGGCCCGGCCCACTGGCGGAGGGCGCCGGCCACCTGCCGCTGCCAGGAGCTGCTGTGAGCATGAACGGTGGATGAGCCCGTCCCAGGGCGCGATGACGCGCTGCAGCTCCTCCAGGGTCAGGACAGCCGGCAGGATGCCCACGGCGCCGCGCCAGCCGGCGGTCTCGGCGAATCCCTGTTCCTGCAGCTGTTGCCCTGCGCCACCGCTCGCCCCGGACGGCGGGACGGCGCTGCCGTCCGGCGGGCGCGGGGCGGCGCCCGCCTGTGGAGCCGGTGGTGGAGCCGGTTCCCGCGCCCGGCGCAGGATGGGTCGCAGCACTGCGGCCAGCGCCTGGGCACGCGCATCGTTGGGGGGCTCGGGGCTCACCCGCTCGATGCTAGGCCCTCCCCGCTTCCCGCTGCACGTCGTCGGTGCTACCCCGGCGGATCGACCCCGCCCCTCCCGCACCATCCGGTCCTCACGCCATCCGAAGGTGTGCAGCAGGGGCGCGAGGGCATGAAGGAGCCCCGCCGACGCATGGTCGACGGGGCTCGCAGGTCCGCCCTGGGCGGCAGCCGATCGGCTGGTGGCCGACTCAGCGGGTCTCGCGGTGCTCGGTGTGCTTGCCGCAGCGGGCGCAGAACTTCGAGACGGCCAGGCGGTCGGGGGTGTTACGGCGGTTCTTCTTGGTGATGTAGTTGCGCTCCTTGCACTCCGAGCAGGCCAGAGTGATCTTGGGGCGAACGTCGGCGGACTTGCTGGCCACGTTTGACTCCTCGTGTCGATCCTCGAGCATGCGTCGGAAGCGCTGTACTCGAACCTTGCGTAGCGGGGGAGGGACTCGAACCCTCGACCTCACGATTATGAGTCGTGCGCTCTAACCAGCTGAGCTACCTCGCCATAGGAACACAATGGGGGCCATTGGCCCCCGCTGTGAGAGCCCCGAAAGGGAATCGAACCCTTGACCTTCTCCTTACCATGGAGACGCTCTGCCTACTGAGCTATCGGGGCAACGAGCGGAATCCTAGGCAGATCCGGATCGCCTTGGCAATCCGACCGCCCGTGGCCTCCCTCTCATTGCGGGCCTCCGCCCGGAGGCGGATCTGATCACCGGGGTGATCATGGTGGCGGGTGAGGGATTCGAACCCCCGTAGCATTCCGCGGCTGATTTACAGTCAGCTCCCATTGGCCGCTCGGGCAACCCGCCTTCGCTCCGCACGGGGCCCGGCAGGGCCTCCGCTTGGTGCCGTGGAAGAATAGCAAGTCCTCAGCTGGGGCGCCAATCCCCTCCGTAGGACCCTGCTCACAGGGGTGATCCGTGGGAGGATCGGGCCGTCCGGCGGCGCCGGCCGGGCCCGCCCGAGCCGGTGGCGCTCCCCCGTGGGCCGCGACCCACGGGGCCGGCGCACCTGACCAGAACCGACCAGAGAGGCACACCATGGCATCCGACTCCTCCTTCGACGTCGTCTCCCGGCTGGACCGCCAGGAGGTGGACAACGCCGTCAACCAGTGCGCCAAGGAGATCTCCCAGCGCTACGACTTCCGGGGAGTGGATGCCGCGGTCTCCCTGTCGGGGGACACGATCACCATGGAGGCCAACAGCCCCGAGCGGGTCCTGGCGATCCTGGACGTCCTGGAGTCCAAGCTCTTCCGCCGCGGGGTCTCCCTCAAGGCCCTGGACCTGGGCGACAAGGAGCCCCGGCCCAGCGGGAAGATCTACCGCCTGGCCTGCCCCCTGCGCGAGGGCCTGACCCAGGAGGTGGCCAAGCAGGTCACCAAGGCGATCCGCGAGCAGGGCCCCAAGGGCGTCAAGGCCACGATCCAGGGGGACGAGGTGCGCGTGTCCTCCAAGTCGCGCGACGACCTCCAGGCGGTCATCGCCCTGCTCAAGGACCTCGACGTCGACGCGGCCCTCCAGTTCGTCAACTACCGCTGAGGGCCGCACGGCCGCCTGGCCTCACGAGGACAGGATCGTCAGGACGGCCTTGACGCGGCGGTGGACGGCGGAGTCGGGCAGCAGCCCGAGTTTGGCGAAGATCCGCTGGGTGTGCTTCTCCACGGCCCCCTCGGTGACCACCAGGCGCTCGGCGATCGCGGCGTTGGTGTGGCCCTCGGCCATGAGGCCGAGCACCTCCCTCTCACGCGGGGTGAGGCGCTCCACGGGGTCGTCTCGCCGTCCTCGCTGCATCACCTGGGCCACGACGTCGGGGTCGAGCACGAGCTCGCCGCGCGCCACGCGCTCGACGGCCTCCAGGAAGGTGTCGATATGACTGACCCGGTCCTTGAGCAGGTAGCCCAGTGCTCCCCCGCCGTCGGCCATGAGCTCGGGCAGGTAGCCGGCCACCACGTACTGGCTGAGCAGGAGGATGGGGGCCTGGGGCCATTGGGCGCGTATGGCGGCGGCGGCCCTGAGGCCCTCGTCGGTGTGCGAGGGCGGCATGCGGATATCGGCGATGACGATCTCAGGGCGCAGCTCCAGGGCCTGGGCCACCAAGGCCGGGCCGTCCCCGACGTCGGCGACGACCTCGTGGCCGCCCTCGGCCAGGATGAGGGCGAGCCCCTGGCGCAGCAGGACGGAGTCGTCGGCGATCAGGACGCGCACGGGATCACCACCTCCACGCGAGTGGGGCCGCCCTGCGGGGAGGTGAGCGTCAGGCGCCCATCCACGCCGGCCAGGCGCTCGGCCAGTCCGGACAGGCCGTGGCCCTTGGCCGGCGAGGCCCCGCCCATGCCGTTGTCCTCCACCCAGGCGTGAAGGAGGCCGTCGCGCACGGCGGCGCCCACGTGGGCGCGCGTGGCCCCGGAGTGCTTGTTGACGTTGGCCAGGGCCTCGCTGATGACGAAGTAGGCGGCCTGGGCGGCGTGGTCGGGCAGGTCGGGCAGGTCGGCGCTGACGGTGACGGGCACGGATGAGAGCGTAGCGGCCTCCGAGATCGCGGCGCCCAGGCCGCGGTCCACCAGGATCGGCGGGGCGATGCCGCGCGAAAGGTGGCGCAGCTCGTCGAGGGTGGCCTGGGCCTGGCCCATGGCCTCCTGGAGGATCTGGGTGGTGGCCTGCGGGTCCTTGCCCGCCTGGCGCTTGGCGCGCGCCAGGTCCATCGTCAGGCGCACGAGGCGCTGCTGGGGGCCGTCGTGGATGTCGCGCTCCAAGCGGCGGCGGGTGTCGGACTCGGCGCGCTGGACGGCGGCCCGGGAGGTCTCCAGGCGTCCCACCTCACCGCGCCAGGAGAGCATGAGGCGGGTCAGTCCGCTGTGCACGGCTGCCAGGCCCCGCAGGACGGCGGGTGCGGCGGCCAGGAAGAGGACTGCGATGATGAGGTCGACGACGATGTTCCACAGGAGGGGGTACGGCAGTCCCAGCAGCTCGGCCCAGCCCTGATTGCTCTCGGGGACGATCAGTTCCGGGACGACCTCGACGATCGGCGCCAGCAGGCCGCCCACGGCAACGGAGAGCCATATCACCGTCAGGGACCACAGGGCCAGGGAGACCGGGAAGGAGACCACGATCCACAGCAGGTCCATCCACCGCTGGGGGTCCTTGAGGGGGTGCAGGAGGCCCCGGATGGTGCTGGCGCCCTGCGGCACGGGGAGGTAGTGGGCGGGAACGGGGGCGGAGCCGTCGACGGCGCTGGCCGCCCGGCGGGCCATGTCCGCGAAGCCGCCGGTGAACAGGAGGGTCATCACCAGGATGGGCAGGCCCACCCAGATGACGATCGTGCCGATGCCCAGTGAGGTGAGGGGGACCACGAGGCAGAAGGCCATCAGGTGGACGGGCCAGGCCAGTAGGAGGTAGGCGGCGTCCCTGCGGGCCTGCGGCAGGCGGCGGGACCAGGAGCGGAGGAGGTTCATGGCTCAATTCTCATCGCGCGCTCCCCCGCTGGCAGCCCGGCGACCTGGCCAAGCGGTTGTCGGGCCAGCCCGACAACCGCTGGCGGGTACACCGTGCTGGGGCCCGCAGTCGAGCAGGCCCTTGTCCAAGCAGTGCCTGAGCACGCCTTCGGTAGGCCCCGACTGCGCCCAGGCAGTCCCCGGCCCACAACCTCATCAGGGCGTGCGAGGCTGCGCGAGAGCGGCCGCCATGCCCGCGGCGATCTGCGCGGCCCACCGGGCGTAGCGCGCGGCCTCCTCTCGCGCGGCGTCGTCTCGCGCGGCCTCGCCATGCGCCTGCCCCACCCGAGAGGCCCCGCCCGGGGTCTCCTCGGGCGCTCCCGCCCCGTGCACGCCCCTATCGCCCGTGGCCTCGCCTCGGCTCAGGCAGTACAGCAGGTTGCCCATCCTGTCGATGAGCTCATAGGCATCGCGCCGGGCCAGGAGGCAGGCCGCGTCCCTGACCGAGGCATGCCCCGGACTCCACCGCACCGGGCCCGCCCCTCCCCCCGCCCCGGGCGCCCGACACCCCATCCGGGGCGCCTGGGCCGCCATGACGCGCACATACTCCTCCACCAGCGCCTGGACATCCAGGCTCCCCAGGGGCACGTACCACGGCCCGCCACTGACCCGCCCGCCGATGAGCGCCAGGTCCTTGGCCACGTCCCCGGGCCCGGCCCACTCGAAGTCGATGAGCCGCGGCACGCCCTCGCAGACCACGACGTTGGTGCGCACCACGTCGCCATGGATGAGGGGGTGGACGGGGGCCTCCCGGAAGGCCGGATCGTGGCGCGTCAGCGCCTCGCGCCAGGCCCCCAGCAGCGGGGCCACCAGGGGGTGCTCCAGGGTCCACGGGGCACTCCCCCGCCACCAGGCCAGTACCTCATCCCCCTGCGCGCTGGCGGGGGCCACCGTCGTCGGCATCATGGCCACCGGGGTCCTGTCGCAGGCGGTGGCCGACGACGGCGCAGCGCCCCCTCCCAGACCCTTCTCACCGACCGCCTCGCCCAGCGCCTCGGCCACCATCTCCCCGGCCGTCCCGACCAGGGCGAGGTGGAGCCGGGCGAGCTGACCGGCGAGCGCCGCGAGCAGGGGCGGCCCCCAGTCCCGGGGCGGCAGGACCCGCCCGGGCACGTGGGTGGTCACCATGTAGGGGGCGCCCAGGGGGCTGTCGGGGCCCGGCTCCATGGCGATGGCCCTGGTGCCGAGCTCGGGCGGGATGCGCCCAAGCGCCGCGAACTCGGCAGCCATGGGCCGGGGCATGTCGGCGGTGGCGCGTCGCTGCACGCGCACCACCCGCGCCCGGCCCCCGCTGCGCACCAGCCAGGCGGCGTAACTCTCCCCTCGGCCGAGTGCCTCCACGCGGGCCCCACCGCTGGGGATGCCGCGCAGTTCACCGGCCTGCGCCGCGGCTCGGATCCGCCCGCCCAGGTCCGCGTTCCCTCCTCCGAGCGCACCAGGCGGCGCCATCGCGCTCACGGCCCTGCCCCGAGCAGGGTCGACAAGGCGCGAATGATGCGACCCGCAGCGCCCGCGGGGGGCAGGCGCGCGGTGTCCAGCCTCAGGCCCGCCTCGGGCCAGGGCTCGTAGTCGCGGGTGCGGACCTCCCGCCAATCGGGCAGCACCAGTCCCTTGATGTCGCTGGCGCGCCCCTCCACACGGCGGCGGTGCTCACCCGCATCTGAGCAGACCAGCTCAACGCCGAGGAAGGCGCACCCGAGGTCACCAGCAGTCGCCTCCCACAGGCGCCGGGTAAGAGGCATGGGGTTGACGCATTCGGCCAGCACATCCCCGCCAGTGGCCAGAACATCTCGGGACACCGCTGCGGCCGCGGCGTACCCGGCGCCGCCGGGCGTACCGGGACGCATCTCGCCGCTCTCGCGCAGGGCCTGCTCGATGGAGTCGATCCGCAGCCAGGTCATGGGCCGCAGGCCCAGGACCTCCCGGCACACCGTGGTCTTGCCGACGCCGGGCAGGCCACCGATGACGACGAGGCACGGGCGGAGCGGGCCGCCTCGCGCCTGACCGGCATCGAGCGGCGCAGCGGGGTTGGTCACGGGGATATGCGGACGCACCGGACACCGCCGTCATCAGTACCCGGCCATCTTCTCCAGGCGGGCGATGCGCTGGCTCATGGGCGGGTGGGTGGCGAAGAGGCTGCGGATCGAGCCGAAGGGGTTGGCGATCATCATGGCCGAGACCGGCTCGACCCTCGGGTCCTGGGCCATGGGGACCCGGGAGACCCCGGACTCCAGCTTGCTCAGCGCACTGGCCAGCGCCAGGGGGTCCTGGGTGAGGGCGGCGCCGTCCTCATCGGCGTCGTACTCCCGGGTCCGCGAGATGGCGAACTGGGTGAGGGAGGCCGCCAGGGGCGCCAGGAGTGCCAGGAGGAGGACGGCGATCGGATTGCCCTCGCGCCTGTCCCGCCCGCCCCCGAACCACAGGGCGATCATGGACACCGAGGAGATGATGCCGGCGATCCCGGCGGCCACCGAGCCGGTGAGGATGTCGCGGTTGTAGACGTGGGAGAGCTCGTGGCCCAGCACCCCGCGCAGCTCGCGCTCGTTGAGGAGCTGGAGGATCCCCTGGGTGCAGCACACGGCGGCGTGCTGGGGGTCGCGGCCGGTGGCGAAGGCGTTGGGGCTCATCGTGGGGGCCACGTACAGCCGGGGCATGGGCTGGCCGGCGCGCTCGGAGAGCTCGCGCACGATGGCATGCATGGCGGGCTGCTGGGCCTGGCTGACCTCGATGGCGCCCATGGAGCGCACCGCCAGCTTGTCGGAGTTCCAGTAGGTGTAGGCGGTCTGGGCCACGCCGATGAGCGGCATGATGAACAGCCAGATGCTGGAGCCCGTCCCCCGGGCCAGCAGCCAGCCGAAGAGGAGCAGCAGGCCCCACAGCCCTCCCATGAGGATGGCGGTCTTGAGCCCGTTGTGATGATTCGTCCCGGTCATGGGACGATCCTATCAAAACTCGTTGAAGGTTCCCTTAATGCTACCTGTGCGGTACACCTGCCCGGGAGCCGCCCTCGGAGGCCCCGCATCGCCCCTGCGCCGCCTCAGTGCCCGCCACAGCAGCGGCCCTCAGCCCTGGCGCTCCAGCAGCTCGACGACGTCGGCGGCCTCGATCCCCAGCTCCTCCCCCACACCCGGGGTGTAGAGGGCACCCTCATGCGTGCTCAGGCCGCGGGCCAGGTCCCCCCGGGCGGCGCATGCCCGCCTCCAGCCGGAGTCGGCCAGCTCCAGCACATAGGGCAGGGTGGCGTTGGTCAGGGCGTAGGTGGAGGTGTGGGGCACGGCGCCGGGCATATTGGCCACGCAGTAGAAGGTGGTGCCCTCGACCTCGTAGGTGGGGTTGGTGTGGGTGGTGGGGCGGGAGTCCTCGAAGCACCCGCCCTGGTCGATGGCGATGTCCACCAGGACGCTGCCCGGGCGCATGGCCCGAACCATCTCGCGGGTCACCAGTCGCGGGGCCCGGGCCCCGGGCACCAGGACGGCGCCGATGACGAGGTCGGCCTTGGCGGTCTCCTCGGCCACATCCAGTGGGGTGGAGTACCGGGTGCGGATGGCGCCGCCGGAGACCTCCTCGATGTAGCGCATGCGCGAGGCGCTGATGTCGAACACGACCGTGTCTGCCCCCATGCCGACGGCGACCTGGGCCGCCCGCAGTCCCGCGACGCCCCCGCCCAGAACGACGACGCGGCCGCGCCGCACCCCGGGCGCCCCGCCCAGGAGCACCCCGGAGCCGCCGTGGGGCCTCAGGAGGCAGTCGGCCCCGACCTGGGCGGCCAGGCGCCCGGCGATCTCCGACATGGGGGCCAGCAGGGGCAGGCCGCCCTCGTCGTCCTGGACGGTCTCATAGGCGATGGAGGTCACGCCGCGGGCCAGGAGCTCCTCGGTCAGGGACCGGTCGGCGGCCAGGTGCAAATAGGTGAAGAGCACCAGCCCGGGCCGCAGGAGCCCGTACTCCGAGGCGACGGGCTCCTTGACCTTGAGGATGAGCTCGGAGCCCTCCCACAGCGCGTGCGCATCGTCCACGAGCACCGCGCCGGCACGGCGGTAGGCCTCGTCAGTGATGCCACTGCCCAGGCCCGCACCGGCCTGGATGCTCACCTCATGCCCGCGCCGCACCAGGGCGTCCACACCGGCCGGCGTCAGGGCGACGCGGAACTCGTTGTCCTTGATCTCGGTGGGAACGCCGATTCTCATGAAGTGCCTCTCTGCGGGTTCTGGACGAGCGGTGGGCGCGGCCTGCGGCCACCGGACAGGCCCATCATTCTACGGCGGGGCCCGTGGCGGTGCCCGCCGTCGTGTCTGCGACGGGCACCGTGCATGGCGGGCGCAGCGGCGCCCGAGGCTCAGTCCTGGAGGCGGTGGGCCACGCGCTCGGGCACGCGGTCGGCCTCGGGCTGGCCGATGAGGTCCTCGGGCACGGAGGTGGAGCGGGAGATGGCGGTCATGGCCTCACGGGAGACCACCTTGACCCGCTCGCGGTCCCTGGCCTCGCCGTTGGAGACCTCCACCGGCCCATGGTCCTGGCCGAGCTCGCGCTCGTAGGCGTCCAGGAGCTCCCAGCCCTGCCAGGTGGTGAAGGGCACGCCCCGCTCGGTCAGCAGTGCCATGACGGCCTCGTGACCGACCTGGGAGTCCTCGGCGCCGGCGTGCAGCAGCCCCGCCTCGGCGTCGGCGACCAGGTTGGTGATGGTCTCCTGGGCATCGGACTTGGTGGAGCCGATGAGGCCGATCGGGCC belongs to Actinomyces capricornis and includes:
- a CDS encoding MaoC/PaaZ C-terminal domain-containing protein, which produces MSPEPPNDARAQALAAVLRPILRRAREPAPPPAPQAGAAPRPPDGSAVPPSGASGGAGQQLQEQGFAETAGWRGAVGILPAVLTLEELQRVIAPWDGLIHRSCSQQLLAAAGGRRPPPVGRASWEGARLMAPDGTGTIGVLPKTSALSEVPAPGDRHPSTRPTVRTVKRSGWELIRTCSTVHVLGAAWVVRHELARRLDAAGRAADTDTAAAPEGPGRQEPRRGAFELRLRRDDVEAWALRSGDRNALHLCCGAAAQAGLDVGRRSVVAHGLLLGALSLALVPGDGGPAHHLRFRFTAPLEVPPGEGAPLLVDLGGSCVSQKNWLVLARV
- the rpmG gene encoding 50S ribosomal protein L33; the protein is MASKSADVRPKITLACSECKERNYITKKNRRNTPDRLAVSKFCARCGKHTEHRETR
- a CDS encoding YajQ family cyclic di-GMP-binding protein; the protein is MASDSSFDVVSRLDRQEVDNAVNQCAKEISQRYDFRGVDAAVSLSGDTITMEANSPERVLAILDVLESKLFRRGVSLKALDLGDKEPRPSGKIYRLACPLREGLTQEVAKQVTKAIREQGPKGVKATIQGDEVRVSSKSRDDLQAVIALLKDLDVDAALQFVNYR
- a CDS encoding response regulator transcription factor, which gives rise to MRVLIADDSVLLRQGLALILAEGGHEVVADVGDGPALVAQALELRPEIVIADIRMPPSHTDEGLRAAAAIRAQWPQAPILLLSQYVVAGYLPELMADGGGALGYLLKDRVSHIDTFLEAVERVARGELVLDPDVVAQVMQRGRRDDPVERLTPREREVLGLMAEGHTNAAIAERLVVTEGAVEKHTQRIFAKLGLLPDSAVHRRVKAVLTILSS
- a CDS encoding sensor histidine kinase, which produces MNLLRSWSRRLPQARRDAAYLLLAWPVHLMAFCLVVPLTSLGIGTIVIWVGLPILVMTLLFTGGFADMARRAASAVDGSAPVPAHYLPVPQGASTIRGLLHPLKDPQRWMDLLWIVVSFPVSLALWSLTVIWLSVAVGGLLAPIVEVVPELIVPESNQGWAELLGLPYPLLWNIVVDLIIAVLFLAAAPAVLRGLAAVHSGLTRLMLSWRGEVGRLETSRAAVQRAESDTRRRLERDIHDGPQQRLVRLTMDLARAKRQAGKDPQATTQILQEAMGQAQATLDELRHLSRGIAPPILVDRGLGAAISEAATLSSVPVTVSADLPDLPDHAAQAAYFVISEALANVNKHSGATRAHVGAAVRDGLLHAWVEDNGMGGASPAKGHGLSGLAERLAGVDGRLTLTSPQGGPTRVEVVIPCAS
- a CDS encoding phosphotransferase, which gives rise to MAPPGALGGGNADLGGRIRAAAQAGELRGIPSGGARVEALGRGESYAAWLVRSGGRARVVRVQRRATADMPRPMAAEFAALGRIPPELGTRAIAMEPGPDSPLGAPYMVTTHVPGRVLPPRDWGPPLLAALAGQLARLHLALVGTAGEMVAEALGEAVGEKGLGGGAAPSSATACDRTPVAMMPTTVAPASAQGDEVLAWWRGSAPWTLEHPLVAPLLGAWREALTRHDPAFREAPVHPLIHGDVVRTNVVVCEGVPRLIDFEWAGPGDVAKDLALIGGRVSGGPWYVPLGSLDVQALVEEYVRVMAAQAPRMGCRAPGAGGGAGPVRWSPGHASVRDAACLLARRDAYELIDRMGNLLYCLSRGEATGDRGVHGAGAPEETPGGASRVGQAHGEAARDDAAREEAARYARWAAQIAAGMAAALAQPRTP
- a CDS encoding AAA family ATPase, producing MGGLPGVGKTTVCREVLGLRPMTWLRIDSIEQALRESGEMRPGTPGGAGYAAAAAVSRDVLATGGDVLAECVNPMPLTRRLWEATAGDLGCAFLGVELVCSDAGEHRRRVEGRASDIKGLVLPDWREVRTRDYEPWPEAGLRLDTARLPPAGAAGRIIRALSTLLGAGP
- the htpX gene encoding zinc metalloprotease HtpX is translated as MTGTNHHNGLKTAILMGGLWGLLLLFGWLLARGTGSSIWLFIMPLIGVAQTAYTYWNSDKLAVRSMGAIEVSQAQQPAMHAIVRELSERAGQPMPRLYVAPTMSPNAFATGRDPQHAAVCCTQGILQLLNERELRGVLGHELSHVYNRDILTGSVAAGIAGIISSVSMIALWFGGGRDRREGNPIAVLLLALLAPLAASLTQFAISRTREYDADEDGAALTQDPLALASALSKLESGVSRVPMAQDPRVEPVSAMMIANPFGSIRSLFATHPPMSQRIARLEKMAGY
- the ald gene encoding alanine dehydrogenase, which encodes MRIGVPTEIKDNEFRVALTPAGVDALVRRGHEVSIQAGAGLGSGITDEAYRRAGAVLVDDAHALWEGSELILKVKEPVASEYGLLRPGLVLFTYLHLAADRSLTEELLARGVTSIAYETVQDDEGGLPLLAPMSEIAGRLAAQVGADCLLRPHGGSGVLLGGAPGVRRGRVVVLGGGVAGLRAAQVAVGMGADTVVFDISASRMRYIEEVSGGAIRTRYSTPLDVAEETAKADLVIGAVLVPGARAPRLVTREMVRAMRPGSVLVDIAIDQGGCFEDSRPTTHTNPTYEVEGTTFYCVANMPGAVPHTSTYALTNATLPYVLELADSGWRRACAARGDLARGLSTHEGALYTPGVGEELGIEAADVVELLERQG